One genomic region from Argentina anserina chromosome 2, drPotAnse1.1, whole genome shotgun sequence encodes:
- the LOC126784860 gene encoding phototropin-2 isoform X1 translates to MEKPKAGGEDKQKSAARESNDVGVHPSSKLESGSSSASFKWMAFDTRAAQESTNTAAAPSVTDGTVDTKIITEKASIVARTAEWGVVVKPDDVGEGSFKAVGRSSEDGNRSKNTSGRFDTTRTSSESNHGDQVAHTPRVSSELKTALATLQQTFVVSDATKPDCPIIYASSGFFTMTGYSSKEVIGRNCRFLQGPETDQNEVNKIRNAVKTGSSYCGRLFNYKKDGTPFWNLLTVTPIKDDNGKTIKFIGMQVEVSKYTEGVNEKELRPNGLPTSLIRYDARQKEKALGSIVEVVQIVKHPRSHIKGASNENTKTHEEPDNMNIDYVLPKSAAMSTPSRQTPQADVKGDASRGRFSQDAGKYPKKSGASTSLGSRSKSLTAGRLDIEPIVEPEVLMTTDIKRSDSWDRTERERDIRQGIDLATTLERIEKNFVISDPRIPDCPIIFASDSFLELTEYTREEILGRNCRFLQGPETDQATVEKIRCAIREQREITVQLINYTKSGKKFWNLFHLQPMRDHKGELQYFIGVQLDGSDHVEPLRNRLSEGTELASAKVVKATAENVNEAVKELPDANLKPEDLWAIHSRPVFPKPHKRDSASWLAIQEIILRGEKIDLHHFKPIKPLGCGDTGSVHLVELRGTSVLYAMKAMEKSIMLNRNKVHRACTEREIISQLDHPFLPTLYTSFETPTHVCLITDFCSGGELFALLDKQPMKFFKEDSARFYAAEVVIALEYLHCLGIIYRDLKPENILLQKDGHIVLTDFDLSFMASCKPQIIRHQSSKPRRRSSSQPAPTFVAEPVNQSNSFVGTEEYIAPEIVTGTGHSSAIDWWAIGILLYEMLYGRTPFRGKNRQRTFTNILHKDLTFPSSIPVSLAARQLINALLQRDPATRLGSTTGANEIKEHPFFRGITWPLIRCMSPPPLEVPLQPISIGPQAKDLSWEDDGVLVNAMDMDIF, encoded by the exons ATGGAGAAACCAAAGGCAGGTGGTGAAGATAAGCAGAAATCAGCGGCGCGAGAGAGCAATGATGTTGGAGTACATCCTAGTAGTAAGCTAGAAAGTGGATCGTCAAGCGCTTCATTTAAGTGGATGGCATTCGATACACGAGCAGCTCAAGAGTCTACCAACACTGCTGCTGCTCCTAGTGTCACTGATGGTACTGTAGATACTAAAATCATAACCGAGAAGGCAAGCATAGTGGCAAGAACAGCAGAATGGGGAGTCGTGGTGAAGCCGGATGATGTTGGTGAAGGGAGTTTTAAGGCCGTAGGGAGGTCATCGGAAGATGGTAACAGAAGCAAAAACACATCAGGGAGATTTGATACAACAAGGACATCATCAGAGTCAAATCATGGTGATCAGGTTGCTCATACTCCAAGGGTTTCAAGTGAGTTGAAGACAGCTTTGGCCACATTGCAGCAAACTTTTGTTGTGTCGGATGCCACAAAGCCAGATTGCCCAATCATCTATGCAAGCAGTGGCTTCTTTACCATGACCGGCTACTCTTCAAAAGAGGTCATCGGAAGAAACTG TCGCTTTCTTCAGGGACCGGAAACAGACCAGAATGAAGTGAACAAAATCCGAAACGCAGTCAAAACTGGGTCAAGCTACTGCGGCAGGCTCTTCAACTACAAGAAAGATGGCACTCCATTCTGGAATCTTCTCACTGTTACCCCAATCAAAGATGACAACGGAAAAACCATCAAGTTTATTGG AATGCAGGTTGAGGTCAGCAAGTACACAGAAGGGGTGAATGAAAAGGAATTGAGGCCAAATGGATTGCCCACGTCACTAATCCGTTACGATG CTCGACAGAAGGAAAAGGCATTAGGCTCCATTGTTGAAGTTGTACAAATTGTGAAACATCCACGTTCTCACATCAAGGGTGCTAGCAATGAGAATACTAAAACTCATGAAGAGCCTGATAACATGAACATTGATTATGTTCTTCCTAAATCTGCTGCAATGAGTACACCCAGTAGACAAACTCCTCAGGCAGATGTGAAGGGTGATGCATCTCGGGGGAGATTTTCCCAGGATGCAGGCAAATATCCTAAAAAATCAGGGGCCAGTACCTCATTGGG ATCTAGATCAAAGTCTCTAACTGCAGGCAGGCTCGATATAGAACCGATTGTTGAACCAGAGGTTCTGATGACTACAGATATCAAACGATCTGATAGTTGGGACCGCACGGAAAGAGAAAGGGATATACGCCAAGGAATTGACCTGGCAACCACATTGGAACGCATTGAAAAGAACTTTGTGATTTCTGATCCTAGAATTCCTGATTGTCCAATT ATATTTGCATCTGATAGTTTTCTAGAACTGACGGAATATACTCGCGAGGAAATTCTGGGAAGAAATTGTCG CTTTCTTCAAGGTCCTGAAACGGATCAAGCAACAGTTGAAAAAATAAGATGTGCCATCAGAGAACAACgggaaattactgttcagttAATCAACTATACTAAGAGTG GAAAGAAGTTTTGGAACTTGTTCCACTTGCAACCCATGCGTGACCATAAG GGTGAACTTCAATATTTCATTGGTGTTCAATTGGATGGTAGTGATCATGTAGAACCTCTGCGAAATCGCCTATCAGAGGGTACAGAGCTAGCAAGTGCTAAAGTG GTGAAAGCTACTGCCGAAAATGTTAACGAGGCTGTCAAAGAACTTCCTGATGCCAACTTG AAACCAGAAGATCTGTGGGCAATTCATTCTCGACCTGTCTTCCCAAAACCTCACAAAAGGGATAGTGCTAGTTGGCTAGCAATACAAGAG ATTATTTTGCGTGGCGAAAAAATTGATCTGCATCATTTTAAGCCCATAAAACCCTTGGGTTGTGGTGATACTGGCAG TGTCCATTTGGTGGAACTACGAGGTACTTCTGTACTGTATGCTATGAAAGCAATGGAGAAGTCCATAATGTTGAATCGTAACAAG GTCCACCGAGCATGCACTGAACGGGAAATAATATCACAACTGGATCATCCTTTTCTTCCTACCCTATACACTTCATTCGAG ACTCCTACACACGTTTGTTTAATAACAGACTTTTGCTCAGGCGGAGAGTTGTTTGCTTTGCTTGATAAGCAACCAATGAAATTTTTCAAGGAGGACTCTGCTAG GTTCTATGCTGCTGAGGTTGTCATTGCCCTGGAATATCTTCACTGTCTAG GAATAATTTATCGCGACCTTAAGCCTGAAAATATCTTACTTCAGAAGGATGGACATATTGTCTTAACCGACTTTGATTTATCATTTATGGCATCATGTAAACCACAG ATCATAAGGCATCAATCATCTAAGCCTAGAAGGAGATCTAGTAGCCAACCTGCACCAACATTTGTTGCAGAACCAGTTAATCAATCAAATTCATTTGTTGGAACCGAAGAGTACATTGCTCCT GAAATTGTTACCGGAACGGGCCACAGCAGTGCTATAGATTGGTGGGCTATTG GTATTTTGTTGTATGAGATGCTCTACGGCCGCACACCTTTTAGGGGGAAAAACAGACAGAGAACATTCACCAACATTTTGCACAAAGATCTGACCTTTCCAAGTAGCATTCCG GTGAGCCTTGCAGCACGGCAGTTGATCAATGCGTTGTTGCAAAGAGACCCTGCCACACGGTTAGGATCCACTACTGGTGCAAATGAAATCAAAGAACATCCTTTTTTCCGTGGAATTACTTGGCCCTTGATACGTTGCATG AGCCCTCCACCATTAGAGGTGCCTCTTCAGCCTATTAGTATTGGTCCACAGGCCAAGGATTTATCGTGGGAAGATGATGGGGTTCTTGTAAATGCAATGGATATGGATATTTTCTAA
- the LOC126784886 gene encoding AP-1 complex subunit sigma-1: protein MIQFVLLISRQGKVRLTKWYSPYTQKERTKVLRELSGVILARGPKLCNFVEWREYKVVYKRYASLYFCMCIDQDDNELEVLEIIHHFVEILDRYFGSVCELDLIFNFHKAYYILDELLIAGELQESSKKTIARLIASQDSLVETAKEQASSLSNMIAQATK from the exons ATG ATTCAGTTTGTGCTTCTGATAAGTAGGCAAGGCAAAGTTAGGTTGACGAAATGGTACTCGCCGTATACCCAAAAGGAAAGAACTAAG GTGCTTCGTGAGCTCAGTGGAGTGATCCTTGCGCGGGGTCCCAAGCTCTGCAATTTTGTGGAGTGGAGGGAATACAAAGTTGTTTATAAAAG ATATGCGAGTCTGTACTTCTGTATGTGTATTGATCAAGATGATAATGAGCTAGAGGTCCTTGAGATCATTCATCATTTTGTCGAAATTCTTGACCGATACTTTGGCAGT GTGTGTGAATTGGATTTGATATTTAACTTCCACAAG GCCTACTATATACTAGATGAACTTTTGATTGCTGGTGAACTTCAAGAGTCTAGCAAGAAAACAATTGCACGGTTGATAGCATCACAG GATTCTCTGGTGGAGACTGCAAAGGAGCAGGCTAGTTCATTAAGTAATATGATTGCGCAGGCCACCAAGTAA
- the LOC126784860 gene encoding phototropin-2 isoform X2, translating to MQVEVSKYTEGVNEKELRPNGLPTSLIRYDARQKEKALGSIVEVVQIVKHPRSHIKGASNENTKTHEEPDNMNIDYVLPKSAAMSTPSRQTPQADVKGDASRGRFSQDAGKYPKKSGASTSLGSRSKSLTAGRLDIEPIVEPEVLMTTDIKRSDSWDRTERERDIRQGIDLATTLERIEKNFVISDPRIPDCPIIFASDSFLELTEYTREEILGRNCRFLQGPETDQATVEKIRCAIREQREITVQLINYTKSGKKFWNLFHLQPMRDHKGELQYFIGVQLDGSDHVEPLRNRLSEGTELASAKVVKATAENVNEAVKELPDANLKPEDLWAIHSRPVFPKPHKRDSASWLAIQEIILRGEKIDLHHFKPIKPLGCGDTGSVHLVELRGTSVLYAMKAMEKSIMLNRNKVHRACTEREIISQLDHPFLPTLYTSFETPTHVCLITDFCSGGELFALLDKQPMKFFKEDSARFYAAEVVIALEYLHCLGIIYRDLKPENILLQKDGHIVLTDFDLSFMASCKPQIIRHQSSKPRRRSSSQPAPTFVAEPVNQSNSFVGTEEYIAPEIVTGTGHSSAIDWWAIGILLYEMLYGRTPFRGKNRQRTFTNILHKDLTFPSSIPVSLAARQLINALLQRDPATRLGSTTGANEIKEHPFFRGITWPLIRCMSPPPLEVPLQPISIGPQAKDLSWEDDGVLVNAMDMDIF from the exons ATGCAGGTTGAGGTCAGCAAGTACACAGAAGGGGTGAATGAAAAGGAATTGAGGCCAAATGGATTGCCCACGTCACTAATCCGTTACGATG CTCGACAGAAGGAAAAGGCATTAGGCTCCATTGTTGAAGTTGTACAAATTGTGAAACATCCACGTTCTCACATCAAGGGTGCTAGCAATGAGAATACTAAAACTCATGAAGAGCCTGATAACATGAACATTGATTATGTTCTTCCTAAATCTGCTGCAATGAGTACACCCAGTAGACAAACTCCTCAGGCAGATGTGAAGGGTGATGCATCTCGGGGGAGATTTTCCCAGGATGCAGGCAAATATCCTAAAAAATCAGGGGCCAGTACCTCATTGGG ATCTAGATCAAAGTCTCTAACTGCAGGCAGGCTCGATATAGAACCGATTGTTGAACCAGAGGTTCTGATGACTACAGATATCAAACGATCTGATAGTTGGGACCGCACGGAAAGAGAAAGGGATATACGCCAAGGAATTGACCTGGCAACCACATTGGAACGCATTGAAAAGAACTTTGTGATTTCTGATCCTAGAATTCCTGATTGTCCAATT ATATTTGCATCTGATAGTTTTCTAGAACTGACGGAATATACTCGCGAGGAAATTCTGGGAAGAAATTGTCG CTTTCTTCAAGGTCCTGAAACGGATCAAGCAACAGTTGAAAAAATAAGATGTGCCATCAGAGAACAACgggaaattactgttcagttAATCAACTATACTAAGAGTG GAAAGAAGTTTTGGAACTTGTTCCACTTGCAACCCATGCGTGACCATAAG GGTGAACTTCAATATTTCATTGGTGTTCAATTGGATGGTAGTGATCATGTAGAACCTCTGCGAAATCGCCTATCAGAGGGTACAGAGCTAGCAAGTGCTAAAGTG GTGAAAGCTACTGCCGAAAATGTTAACGAGGCTGTCAAAGAACTTCCTGATGCCAACTTG AAACCAGAAGATCTGTGGGCAATTCATTCTCGACCTGTCTTCCCAAAACCTCACAAAAGGGATAGTGCTAGTTGGCTAGCAATACAAGAG ATTATTTTGCGTGGCGAAAAAATTGATCTGCATCATTTTAAGCCCATAAAACCCTTGGGTTGTGGTGATACTGGCAG TGTCCATTTGGTGGAACTACGAGGTACTTCTGTACTGTATGCTATGAAAGCAATGGAGAAGTCCATAATGTTGAATCGTAACAAG GTCCACCGAGCATGCACTGAACGGGAAATAATATCACAACTGGATCATCCTTTTCTTCCTACCCTATACACTTCATTCGAG ACTCCTACACACGTTTGTTTAATAACAGACTTTTGCTCAGGCGGAGAGTTGTTTGCTTTGCTTGATAAGCAACCAATGAAATTTTTCAAGGAGGACTCTGCTAG GTTCTATGCTGCTGAGGTTGTCATTGCCCTGGAATATCTTCACTGTCTAG GAATAATTTATCGCGACCTTAAGCCTGAAAATATCTTACTTCAGAAGGATGGACATATTGTCTTAACCGACTTTGATTTATCATTTATGGCATCATGTAAACCACAG ATCATAAGGCATCAATCATCTAAGCCTAGAAGGAGATCTAGTAGCCAACCTGCACCAACATTTGTTGCAGAACCAGTTAATCAATCAAATTCATTTGTTGGAACCGAAGAGTACATTGCTCCT GAAATTGTTACCGGAACGGGCCACAGCAGTGCTATAGATTGGTGGGCTATTG GTATTTTGTTGTATGAGATGCTCTACGGCCGCACACCTTTTAGGGGGAAAAACAGACAGAGAACATTCACCAACATTTTGCACAAAGATCTGACCTTTCCAAGTAGCATTCCG GTGAGCCTTGCAGCACGGCAGTTGATCAATGCGTTGTTGCAAAGAGACCCTGCCACACGGTTAGGATCCACTACTGGTGCAAATGAAATCAAAGAACATCCTTTTTTCCGTGGAATTACTTGGCCCTTGATACGTTGCATG AGCCCTCCACCATTAGAGGTGCCTCTTCAGCCTATTAGTATTGGTCCACAGGCCAAGGATTTATCGTGGGAAGATGATGGGGTTCTTGTAAATGCAATGGATATGGATATTTTCTAA